A portion of the Leifsonia sp. EB41 genome contains these proteins:
- a CDS encoding biliverdin-producing heme oxygenase, translated as MPEPIPFSQALRERTRVVHEKSEGAVFMQDLMAGRGSRDDYVRLLAQHWFVYDALEEAERCSPMTLSSPRSSLPS; from the coding sequence GTGCCCGAACCGATCCCCTTCTCGCAGGCTCTCCGCGAGCGTACGCGCGTTGTCCACGAGAAGAGCGAAGGCGCGGTCTTCATGCAGGACCTCATGGCGGGGCGCGGCAGCCGGGACGATTACGTCCGTCTCCTGGCGCAGCACTGGTTCGTCTATGACGCGCTCGAAGAAGCGGAACGCTGCTCGCCGATGACCCTGTCGTCGCCCCGTTCGTCGCTCCCGAGCTGA
- a CDS encoding AAA family ATPase, translating into MDHQAGALIVLRGNSGSGKSTVASLVQADIGPGECLVVPQDVVRRQLLNEADRAEVASKDLLGTIAAWGLGRGLVVVVEGILNAGRHQRTLEHLAGIATRSHFFAWDLPLDETLRRHATRAKAEAFTVDEMSGWYHGWQPLDFVTETRFDASVSARTAADLVLAAVGRANP; encoded by the coding sequence GTGGATCATCAAGCCGGCGCGCTCATCGTCCTCCGGGGCAACTCCGGCTCGGGGAAATCCACCGTGGCGAGCCTGGTGCAGGCGGATATCGGGCCCGGCGAGTGCCTCGTGGTGCCTCAGGATGTCGTGCGGAGGCAGCTCCTGAACGAAGCCGACAGGGCGGAGGTGGCCAGCAAGGACCTGCTCGGGACGATCGCTGCCTGGGGGCTCGGCCGAGGACTCGTGGTCGTGGTCGAGGGCATCCTGAACGCCGGACGCCACCAGCGCACCCTCGAGCACCTCGCCGGGATCGCGACGCGGTCGCACTTCTTCGCGTGGGACCTCCCGCTCGACGAGACCCTCCGGCGGCACGCGACCCGGGCGAAGGCCGAGGCGTTCACCGTGGACGAGATGAGCGGCTGGTATCACGGCTGGCAGCCGCTGGACTTCGTGACGGAGACACGATTCGACGCCTCGGTCAGTGCGCGCACCGCGGCCGACCTGGTGCTGGCGGCGGTAGGTCGGGCTAACCCCTGA
- a CDS encoding HAD family hydrolase, with protein MTSLPLVIFDCDGVLVDSERLVQDIDLRMIGELGWRITREEIFTQHLGRSEAAVTANIERAIGRPVPPDFAHARRDAYEQSFRDRLTAIPGVRQAVDELHAVGHETCVASSGSHARMRLTLGTTGLWSLFEGRIFSADDVTHGKPAPDLFLRAAQELGYRPGHCVVIEDSPAGVSAARSAGMHVIGFSALTPAALLHDADLIIERMAELNHAIRAVRIG; from the coding sequence GTGACCTCCTTGCCGCTCGTCATCTTCGACTGCGACGGCGTCCTGGTCGACAGCGAACGGCTGGTCCAGGACATCGACCTGCGGATGATCGGCGAATTGGGCTGGCGGATCACCCGGGAGGAGATCTTCACCCAGCACCTCGGGCGGTCCGAGGCGGCGGTCACGGCCAACATCGAGCGGGCGATCGGTCGACCGGTCCCGCCGGACTTCGCGCATGCTCGGCGCGACGCCTACGAGCAGAGCTTCCGGGACCGGCTGACGGCGATCCCCGGCGTGCGCCAGGCCGTCGACGAGCTGCACGCGGTCGGCCACGAGACCTGTGTGGCCTCGTCGGGAAGCCACGCCCGGATGCGGCTCACGCTGGGGACGACCGGGCTCTGGTCGCTGTTCGAGGGACGCATCTTCAGCGCCGACGACGTGACGCACGGCAAGCCAGCACCCGATCTGTTCCTTCGAGCGGCGCAGGAGCTGGGGTACCGGCCGGGACACTGCGTCGTCATCGAAGACAGCCCGGCAGGCGTGAGCGCAGCTCGATCCGCCGGAATGCACGTGATCGGCTTCAGCGCCCTGACGCCGGCGGCGCTCCTTCACGACGCTGACCTGATCATCGAACGGATGGCCGAGCTGAACCACGCGATCCGGGCCGTCCGCATCGGCTGA
- a CDS encoding protease pro-enzyme activation domain-containing protein — protein MRTTTRTLRAAAVTTGAALLFAAVAASPAVASPGRNALPGSQPAWANAKALRSAAPATDTVDLRVYLPWQNQAQAAATALAVSTPGSASYRHYLTPQQFRQQFAPAQSSVVAVQQFLRSAGFSIVDTPSNNRYVSAEGTVAQAQNAFGVTLGEYDAYGTTLRAPESAVTIPASLNGIVESVAGLDQGADLIAPTNTNGNGPNQVHGAPSAGFRAGQPCSLWYGEKTVAMPNAPAYGTSSKPIAPCGYTPAQVRGLYGLDSVAATGAGQTVAFVGATASPTIVQDVTKYSSLHNLPAPNITQMVAPGIYRHPDTPKLTPGAFYGEETLDAEAIHSMAPGASLLYVASANAGQDFDASVNHIVDKHLASILSISYGFSGEAVPQGFVNSLNNTFIQAAATGIGVFVSSGDSGDEVGNFGSPQVDFYADSPWVTAVGGTSASVVPTAAAPTGLGYGSVDDPTSALNQSGWKRSFEVGWQTGLDTVKPTATDHIASAPYELDGTFAAALPGNFNGGGGGGVSKIFAQPSYQAAAVGSASGRLVPDISALADPNTGLLVGQTQTFSNGTYYDEYRIGGTSVAAPLTAGMAAVANQVAGAPLGFLNPRIYGAYSAGGSAYYDVDQKDMFGSALPSVLRVNYVDSESAAGGLSYSLRTEESPNQTLHSTKGYDTATGVGTPNGASFFAAITK, from the coding sequence ATGCGCACGACAACCAGAACCCTCAGGGCCGCAGCCGTCACCACCGGCGCGGCCCTTCTCTTTGCCGCGGTGGCGGCGTCACCCGCCGTCGCATCACCAGGAAGGAACGCCCTACCGGGCAGCCAGCCGGCCTGGGCGAACGCGAAAGCGCTCCGCTCGGCAGCCCCCGCGACCGACACGGTCGACCTGCGGGTGTACCTGCCGTGGCAGAACCAGGCGCAGGCGGCGGCGACGGCGCTCGCCGTGTCCACGCCCGGCTCGGCGAGCTATCGGCACTACCTGACCCCGCAGCAGTTCCGCCAGCAGTTCGCTCCCGCGCAGTCCAGCGTGGTCGCCGTTCAGCAGTTCCTGCGGTCCGCCGGCTTCTCCATCGTCGACACGCCGTCGAACAACCGGTACGTCTCCGCCGAGGGCACCGTCGCCCAGGCGCAGAACGCGTTCGGCGTCACGCTCGGCGAGTACGACGCCTACGGCACGACGCTCCGCGCGCCGGAGTCCGCGGTCACCATCCCGGCCTCCCTCAACGGGATCGTCGAGAGCGTGGCGGGCCTCGACCAGGGCGCCGACCTGATCGCGCCGACCAACACGAACGGCAACGGCCCGAACCAGGTCCACGGCGCGCCCTCCGCGGGCTTCCGCGCCGGCCAGCCGTGCTCGCTCTGGTACGGCGAGAAGACGGTCGCGATGCCGAACGCCCCGGCGTACGGCACCAGCAGCAAGCCGATCGCCCCGTGCGGGTACACGCCGGCCCAGGTGCGCGGCCTCTACGGCCTCGACTCCGTCGCCGCGACGGGCGCCGGCCAGACGGTCGCCTTCGTCGGCGCCACAGCGAGCCCGACGATCGTGCAGGATGTGACCAAGTACAGCAGCCTGCACAACCTGCCCGCCCCGAACATCACCCAGATGGTGGCGCCGGGCATCTACCGGCACCCTGACACCCCGAAGCTGACGCCCGGTGCCTTCTACGGCGAGGAGACGCTCGACGCGGAGGCCATCCACTCGATGGCGCCGGGTGCGAGCCTGCTCTACGTGGCTTCCGCGAACGCCGGCCAGGACTTCGACGCGTCGGTGAACCACATCGTCGACAAGCACCTGGCGAGCATCCTCTCGATCAGCTACGGCTTCTCGGGGGAGGCGGTGCCGCAGGGCTTCGTCAACAGCCTCAACAACACCTTCATCCAGGCGGCGGCGACCGGCATCGGCGTCTTCGTCTCCAGCGGTGACAGCGGTGACGAGGTCGGCAACTTCGGTTCGCCCCAGGTCGACTTCTACGCGGACAGCCCGTGGGTGACGGCCGTCGGCGGGACCTCGGCCTCCGTCGTCCCGACCGCAGCAGCCCCGACCGGACTCGGCTACGGCTCGGTCGACGACCCGACCTCCGCCCTCAACCAGAGCGGCTGGAAGCGGTCGTTCGAGGTGGGCTGGCAGACCGGGCTCGACACGGTGAAGCCGACCGCGACCGACCACATCGCGAGCGCGCCGTACGAGCTGGACGGCACGTTCGCGGCGGCTCTTCCCGGCAACTTCAACGGCGGTGGCGGCGGAGGCGTGAGCAAGATCTTCGCGCAGCCGTCCTACCAGGCCGCGGCGGTCGGCTCGGCGTCCGGGAGGCTGGTGCCCGACATCAGCGCCCTGGCCGACCCGAACACGGGCCTGCTCGTCGGTCAGACCCAGACGTTCAGCAACGGGACGTACTACGACGAGTACCGCATCGGCGGCACCTCCGTCGCAGCTCCGCTGACCGCGGGCATGGCGGCCGTCGCCAACCAGGTCGCCGGCGCTCCGCTCGGGTTCCTGAACCCGCGCATCTACGGGGCGTACTCGGCCGGGGGCTCGGCGTACTACGACGTCGACCAGAAGGACATGTTCGGCTCGGCGTTGCCGAGCGTCCTCCGGGTGAACTACGTCGACAGCGAGAGCGCCGCCGGCGGTCTCAGCTACAGCCTGCGGACGGAGGAGTCGCCGAACCAGACGCTCCACAGCACCAAGGGCTACGACACAGCCACGGGAGTCGGGACGCCGAACGGCGCCTCCTTCTTCGCGGCGATCACGAAGTAG
- the thrS gene encoding threonine--tRNA ligase — protein sequence MADGFELFTDRSVVAMRVNGELKDLATTVTTTDTVEPVTIDSPDGLSILRHSTAHVLAQAVQAVNPEAKLGIGPPITDGFYYDFDVAEPFTPEDLKALDKEMARIVRAGQRFMRRVVTDDEARAELSGEPYKLELIGLKGSGAESGNADESVEVGSGELTIYDNVDPKTGETVWKDLCRGPHVPNTRMLGNGWALTRVAAAYWRGSEKNPQLQRVYGTAWPSKDELRAYQTRMEEAAKRDHRKLGAELDLFSFPDEIGSGLAVFHPKGGIIRNEIENFMRERLIANDYELVNTPHITKAHLYEISQHLNWYKDGMFPPMHLDEERDAEGNITRQGQDYYLKPMNCPMHNLIFRARGRSYRELPLRLAEFGTVYRYEKSGTLSGLTRVRGLTQDDAHIYVTDEQIKDEVGRQLEFVLETLRGYGLTDFYLELSTKDPEKYVGSDESWETATQTLREVAVESGLELVDDPGGAAFYGPKISVQARDAIGRTWQLSTVQLDFNQPELFELEYNAADGTRKQPAMIHRALLGSIERFFAILLEHYAGAFPVWLSPVQVVGIPVADNYGPFLDDVIARLKARGVRAEVDHSDDRMQKKIRTHTKAKVPFQLIVGEEDATAGTVSFRFRDGSQRNGVTVDEAIERIVASIESHELVETAWLD from the coding sequence GTGGCCGACGGCTTCGAGCTCTTCACCGACCGTTCCGTTGTCGCGATGCGCGTCAACGGTGAGCTGAAGGACCTCGCGACGACCGTCACGACCACGGACACCGTCGAGCCGGTCACCATCGACTCGCCGGACGGCCTCAGCATCCTCCGCCACTCCACCGCGCACGTCCTCGCGCAGGCCGTGCAGGCGGTCAACCCGGAGGCCAAGCTCGGCATCGGGCCGCCCATCACCGACGGCTTCTACTACGACTTCGACGTCGCCGAGCCGTTCACCCCGGAGGACCTGAAGGCCCTCGACAAGGAGATGGCGCGGATCGTGCGCGCGGGCCAGCGCTTCATGCGCCGCGTGGTCACCGACGACGAGGCGCGCGCCGAGCTCTCCGGCGAGCCGTACAAGCTCGAGCTGATCGGCCTCAAGGGGTCGGGCGCCGAGTCCGGCAATGCCGACGAGTCGGTGGAGGTGGGCTCCGGCGAGCTGACCATCTACGACAACGTCGACCCGAAGACCGGCGAGACAGTCTGGAAGGACCTCTGCCGCGGCCCGCACGTCCCGAACACGCGCATGCTCGGCAACGGCTGGGCGCTCACCCGCGTCGCCGCCGCCTACTGGCGCGGCTCGGAGAAGAACCCGCAGCTCCAGCGCGTCTACGGAACCGCGTGGCCCAGCAAGGACGAGCTGCGCGCGTACCAGACCCGCATGGAGGAGGCCGCCAAGCGCGACCATCGCAAGCTGGGCGCCGAGCTCGACCTGTTCAGCTTCCCCGACGAGATCGGCTCGGGCCTGGCGGTGTTCCACCCCAAGGGCGGGATCATCCGCAACGAGATCGAGAACTTCATGCGCGAGCGGCTCATCGCGAACGACTACGAGCTGGTGAACACGCCGCACATCACCAAGGCGCACCTCTACGAGATCAGCCAGCACCTCAACTGGTACAAGGACGGCATGTTCCCGCCCATGCACCTGGACGAGGAGCGCGACGCCGAGGGCAACATCACCCGGCAGGGGCAGGACTACTACCTCAAGCCGATGAACTGCCCGATGCACAACCTGATCTTCCGGGCGCGCGGGCGCAGCTACCGCGAGCTGCCGCTTCGCCTCGCGGAGTTCGGCACCGTGTACCGGTACGAGAAGTCCGGCACGCTCTCCGGCCTCACCCGCGTGCGCGGCCTGACGCAGGACGACGCGCACATCTACGTGACCGACGAGCAGATCAAGGACGAGGTCGGGCGCCAGCTCGAATTCGTGCTGGAGACCCTGCGCGGCTACGGCCTCACCGACTTCTACCTGGAGCTCTCCACCAAGGACCCGGAGAAGTACGTCGGCAGCGACGAGAGCTGGGAGACCGCGACGCAGACCCTTCGCGAGGTGGCTGTCGAGTCCGGCCTGGAGCTCGTGGACGACCCGGGCGGCGCGGCCTTCTACGGCCCGAAGATCTCGGTGCAGGCACGCGACGCGATCGGCCGCACCTGGCAGCTCTCCACCGTCCAGCTCGACTTCAACCAGCCGGAGCTGTTCGAGCTGGAGTACAACGCGGCGGACGGCACGCGCAAGCAGCCGGCGATGATCCACCGCGCGCTGCTCGGCTCCATCGAGCGGTTCTTCGCGATCCTGCTGGAGCACTACGCGGGCGCGTTCCCGGTCTGGCTGTCGCCGGTCCAGGTCGTGGGCATCCCGGTCGCCGACAACTACGGGCCGTTCCTGGACGACGTGATCGCGCGGCTGAAGGCCAGGGGAGTGCGCGCCGAGGTGGACCACTCCGACGACCGCATGCAGAAGAAGATCCGCACGCACACCAAGGCCAAGGTGCCCTTCCAGCTCATCGTGGGCGAGGAGGACGCGACGGCCGGCACGGTCAGCTTCCGGTTCCGCGACGGCAGCCAGCGCAACGGCGTGACCGTGGACGAGGCGATCGAGCGGATCGTCGCGAGCATCGAGAGCCACGAGCTGGTCGAGACGGCATGGCTCGACTGA
- a CDS encoding 2'-5' RNA ligase family protein: MSAFAVVALFAPIEVGTAVPRSAWPAHVTLVSNFAAEASPERVIEVVRDALVDGALVEARIAGRAMFGPSADIPVQLVEPGPFPGMHEALAEAVERLPGFVADEPDYWHEGYRPHITLRAGESLREGDGWLVRCFATVQLTEEYGTIVDVVNVGWG, encoded by the coding sequence ATGAGCGCCTTCGCCGTCGTCGCCCTCTTCGCACCGATCGAGGTCGGCACCGCCGTCCCCCGGTCGGCGTGGCCCGCACATGTGACGCTGGTCTCGAACTTCGCCGCCGAGGCGTCGCCGGAGCGCGTGATCGAGGTCGTCCGTGACGCGCTGGTGGACGGCGCACTCGTCGAGGCCCGGATCGCCGGGCGTGCGATGTTCGGACCTTCGGCCGACATCCCGGTTCAGCTCGTGGAGCCCGGACCCTTCCCCGGCATGCACGAGGCGCTCGCGGAGGCCGTCGAGCGCCTGCCCGGCTTCGTCGCCGACGAGCCCGACTACTGGCACGAGGGCTATCGCCCGCACATCACCCTCCGCGCGGGAGAGAGTCTGCGGGAAGGCGACGGCTGGCTGGTCCGGTGCTTCGCGACGGTGCAGCTCACGGAGGAGTACGGAACGATCGTCGACGTTGTGAACGTGGGGTGGGGGTGA
- a CDS encoding SRPBCC domain-containing protein produces MTSTASSFSTIQRSLYIEATPEVVYTVVSRPEHIAAWWSDDAEFEATPGTTGFVAFGDPEAGGKRVEITVDEAVPGRLFAFRWAYADGQPARAGNSNLVTFELSPEGHGTRLSFIETGFTDRGLDDDSAQAMHADHSTGWDYFLAKLVAYAPGAH; encoded by the coding sequence GTGACGAGCACCGCGAGCAGCTTCTCGACCATCCAGCGTTCGCTCTACATCGAGGCCACCCCCGAGGTCGTGTACACGGTGGTGAGCCGGCCCGAGCACATCGCCGCGTGGTGGAGCGACGACGCCGAGTTCGAGGCGACTCCGGGGACGACGGGCTTCGTCGCCTTCGGGGATCCCGAGGCCGGCGGGAAGCGCGTCGAGATCACGGTCGACGAGGCCGTGCCCGGGCGGCTCTTCGCCTTCCGCTGGGCCTACGCGGACGGCCAGCCCGCCCGTGCAGGCAACTCGAACCTGGTGACGTTCGAGCTCAGCCCCGAAGGGCACGGCACCCGACTCAGCTTCATCGAGACCGGCTTCACCGACCGCGGACTCGACGACGACTCGGCGCAGGCCATGCACGCCGACCACAGCACCGGCTGGGACTACTTCCTCGCGAAGCTGGTCGCCTACGCCCCGGGAGCCCACTGA
- a CDS encoding AAA family ATPase, whose translation MHTVFLNGTVGVGKSSVADAMSELEPRPHAVVDLDEIRRFRPAAARDPFNLELQLANVAALVENFGAAGAQLVIVAGVIESREDAERFQRAVGGSATFVRLTADATVIERRLRARHTEDPDGLAWHLARAPELTAILDSAGIEGELVDTSADDVEVVAARVLRTVAAGDGARG comes from the coding sequence ATGCACACAGTCTTCCTGAACGGCACGGTCGGTGTCGGCAAGAGCTCCGTCGCCGATGCGATGAGCGAACTCGAGCCGCGTCCGCACGCCGTCGTCGACCTCGACGAGATCCGCCGGTTCCGTCCCGCCGCGGCCCGCGACCCGTTCAACCTGGAGCTGCAGCTCGCGAACGTCGCGGCCTTGGTGGAGAACTTCGGCGCGGCCGGCGCGCAGCTCGTCATCGTCGCCGGGGTCATCGAGTCCCGGGAAGACGCGGAGCGGTTCCAGCGCGCGGTCGGCGGGTCCGCGACCTTCGTGCGACTGACCGCCGACGCCACGGTCATCGAGCGGCGGCTGCGCGCGCGGCACACGGAGGATCCGGACGGCTTGGCGTGGCACCTCGCCCGCGCGCCGGAGTTGACGGCGATCCTCGACTCCGCGGGCATCGAGGGCGAGTTAGTCGACACGAGCGCCGACGACGTGGAGGTGGTAGCGGCCCGGGTGCTGCGGACTGTCGCAGCAGGGGACGGAGCGCGGGGATGA
- a CDS encoding ArsR/SmtB family transcription factor, translated as MPATIDDELWSAIGDPMRRRMLDLLTDGGANTATALSERLPVSRQAISKHLQVLDRAGLVTGTVAGKERRYRVDEDRLADAIAQLHDVGSGWDKRLRRIRRAAEEIQRLSGESPGVLSPGPFDVAATTPPD; from the coding sequence ATGCCGGCGACCATCGACGACGAACTCTGGTCGGCGATCGGCGACCCCATGCGTCGTCGAATGCTCGACCTGCTGACCGACGGCGGAGCGAACACGGCGACCGCGCTCAGCGAGCGCCTTCCCGTGAGCCGGCAGGCGATCTCCAAGCACCTGCAGGTGCTCGACCGCGCCGGGCTCGTCACCGGCACGGTCGCGGGCAAGGAACGCCGCTACCGGGTCGACGAGGACAGGCTCGCCGACGCGATCGCGCAACTCCATGACGTCGGCTCCGGATGGGACAAGCGACTGCGCAGGATCCGCCGGGCCGCGGAGGAGATCCAGCGCCTCAGCGGCGAGTCGCCCGGAGTGCTGTCCCCCGGCCCGTTTGACGTCGCTGCGACCACCCCACCAGACTGA
- a CDS encoding AAA family ATPase, producing MPSDQSPPPPPSDAAVTGPALVLVVGRPASGKTTVSTAIADRWGLPVVSKDGLKELLFDTLGAGDRDWSMSLGRASFALLDYMVERQLQAGAPFVVDAAFNAAYEDAKFQSWQAEYGFTAIQVHCTASADELVRRFEERARDGSRHPGHADHAWVEQFRESIDDDRREVLDLRGTVLPYESEAPGALESLLARLDRHLPAAQAHSVP from the coding sequence ATGCCATCGGATCAGTCGCCACCACCACCTCCGTCCGACGCCGCCGTCACCGGCCCCGCCCTCGTGCTGGTCGTCGGCCGCCCCGCGTCGGGGAAGACCACCGTCAGCACGGCCATCGCCGACCGCTGGGGCCTTCCCGTGGTGTCCAAGGACGGGTTGAAGGAGCTCCTGTTCGACACTCTCGGCGCCGGCGACCGGGATTGGTCGATGTCGCTGGGCCGCGCCAGTTTCGCGCTGCTCGACTACATGGTCGAGCGGCAGCTGCAGGCGGGCGCGCCGTTCGTGGTGGACGCCGCGTTCAACGCAGCCTACGAGGACGCCAAGTTCCAGTCGTGGCAGGCGGAGTACGGCTTCACGGCGATCCAGGTGCACTGCACGGCGTCGGCGGACGAGCTGGTCCGTCGGTTCGAGGAACGCGCCCGCGACGGGTCGCGTCATCCCGGTCACGCCGACCACGCCTGGGTCGAGCAGTTCCGGGAGAGCATCGACGATGACCGCCGGGAGGTGCTCGACCTGCGCGGGACGGTGCTGCCGTACGAGTCGGAGGCTCCCGGAGCGCTGGAGAGCCTGCTCGCGCGGCTCGACCGGCACCTGCCTGCTGCCCAGGCGCATTCAGTGCCCTAG
- a CDS encoding SRPBCC domain-containing protein: protein MFDILHRVGAKASLEAAYDAIATPAGVAEWWTEETTGEGGVGSTITTGFTAADTQQYIGGFDLAVEELVPNQRIAWRVTDGPAEWIGTLIGFDLTSAGDYTVVNFSHRGWREPVEFMSHCSTKWATFLLSLKEYLETGTGKPAPHDTPISDWH, encoded by the coding sequence ATGTTCGACATCCTGCACCGCGTCGGTGCGAAGGCTTCGCTCGAGGCCGCGTACGACGCCATCGCCACACCGGCCGGAGTGGCCGAGTGGTGGACCGAGGAAACGACCGGCGAGGGCGGCGTCGGCTCGACCATCACGACCGGCTTCACGGCGGCCGACACCCAGCAGTACATCGGCGGCTTCGACCTCGCGGTCGAGGAGCTCGTCCCGAATCAGAGGATCGCGTGGCGCGTGACCGACGGCCCCGCCGAGTGGATCGGCACGCTCATCGGTTTCGACCTCACGTCCGCGGGAGACTATACGGTGGTGAACTTCTCCCACCGCGGCTGGCGCGAGCCGGTCGAGTTCATGAGCCACTGCAGCACGAAGTGGGCGACCTTCCTCCTGAGCCTCAAGGAGTACCTGGAGACCGGGACGGGGAAGCCTGCACCCCACGACACCCCGATCAGCGACTGGCACTGA
- a CDS encoding class I SAM-dependent methyltransferase, which translates to MTRSLDTGRGDAPRTAPYDAIADGYAELNATSLLNEYYNRPALVELAGDVAGRRILDVGCGSGPVLADLRERGAIVTGVDASAGMLEQARARLGTEADLRVADLSEPLPFDDGTFDDVVASQVLHYLKDWGPALAELHRILTPGGRLIVSEEHPTALFLSNRLSGGDREYFGVHERTEEWTLGGRTAELTFWDRPLHAMTDAFAAAGFRITAISEPAPAPEAFDRFPEIRKHESGRFLAFLLFVLVAEPSR; encoded by the coding sequence ATGACTCGATCACTCGACACCGGCCGTGGCGACGCCCCGCGCACGGCTCCCTACGACGCGATCGCCGACGGCTACGCGGAGCTGAACGCGACCAGCCTCCTGAACGAGTACTACAACCGACCGGCGCTCGTGGAGCTCGCGGGCGACGTCGCCGGTCGGCGGATCCTGGACGTCGGCTGCGGTTCGGGTCCGGTCCTGGCCGACCTCCGCGAGCGCGGTGCGATCGTCACCGGGGTCGACGCGAGCGCCGGGATGCTCGAACAGGCACGAGCCCGGCTCGGAACCGAAGCCGACCTGCGCGTCGCCGACCTGTCCGAGCCGCTGCCGTTCGACGACGGCACCTTCGACGACGTCGTCGCTTCGCAGGTCCTCCACTACCTGAAGGACTGGGGGCCCGCCCTCGCCGAACTCCATCGCATCCTCACACCGGGCGGACGCCTGATCGTGTCGGAGGAGCACCCCACCGCCCTCTTCCTCTCCAACCGGCTGTCGGGCGGTGACCGCGAGTACTTCGGGGTGCACGAACGAACCGAGGAGTGGACGCTGGGCGGGCGGACCGCCGAGCTCACCTTCTGGGATCGGCCGCTGCACGCGATGACCGACGCGTTCGCGGCTGCCGGTTTCAGGATCACAGCGATCAGTGAGCCGGCTCCCGCACCGGAAGCGTTCGACCGTTTCCCGGAGATCAGGAAGCATGAGAGCGGACGGTTCCTCGCGTTCCTGCTCTTCGTGCTGGTGGCGGAGCCGTCGCGATGA
- a CDS encoding N-acetyltransferase family protein: protein MTTIEIDVPTALDSSDLEAIRRLLPQLSRSSTFDEERLVAMLGHPGTDLLLARVDGEVAGMATLASFPLATGWRGHVDDVVVDDAHRGQGIARRLLEAIIQLAESRGLRTLDLTSRPSRRAAIALYESVGFVRRNSALMRYAGVQG, encoded by the coding sequence ATGACCACGATCGAGATCGACGTCCCGACCGCCCTCGACAGCAGCGACCTGGAGGCCATCCGCCGGCTGCTCCCGCAGCTCTCCCGCTCATCCACGTTCGATGAGGAGCGGCTCGTGGCGATGCTGGGCCACCCCGGCACTGACCTGCTGCTCGCCCGCGTCGACGGCGAGGTGGCCGGGATGGCCACGCTGGCGTCGTTCCCGCTCGCGACCGGCTGGCGCGGTCACGTGGACGACGTGGTGGTGGACGACGCGCACCGCGGGCAGGGCATCGCCCGGAGGCTGCTGGAGGCGATCATCCAGCTCGCCGAGTCGCGGGGGCTGCGGACGCTCGACCTGACGTCGCGGCCGAGCCGGCGTGCGGCGATCGCACTGTACGAGTCGGTGGGATTCGTGCGCCGGAACTCGGCGCTGATGCGGTACGCGGGGGTGCAGGGCTAG
- a CDS encoding GNAT family N-acetyltransferase → MPTPTERADEYWSAVFRVEPAVLRRPGVHTTFVDDPSAGIYVLRIGDTVRVRAREALRGQVDGLLGELSVEDALEPERWRSALQSLDPLILGPAAHFVAGDVRRPAVEEARPNAKEVQRMAARIPAEEVEESGVLERDVEHFGSWADGDLVAVSALAPWVGGRTDVGLLVAPAFRGRGLGEQVAAVALTVATQRAGLARWRCREDNAASMRLAARLGLHPYGRNLGIRV, encoded by the coding sequence GTGCCTACACCGACCGAGCGCGCGGACGAGTACTGGTCGGCGGTGTTCCGGGTCGAACCGGCGGTGTTGAGGCGTCCCGGCGTGCACACCACGTTCGTCGACGACCCGAGCGCGGGGATCTATGTCCTGCGTATCGGCGACACCGTGCGTGTGCGCGCCCGCGAAGCGCTTCGGGGGCAGGTCGACGGCCTCCTCGGCGAGCTCTCGGTCGAGGACGCCCTTGAACCGGAGCGGTGGAGGTCCGCCCTGCAGAGCCTCGACCCACTGATCCTCGGCCCGGCGGCTCATTTCGTGGCAGGCGACGTTCGCCGTCCCGCGGTCGAGGAGGCCCGACCGAACGCCAAGGAGGTGCAGCGCATGGCCGCGCGGATACCGGCTGAGGAGGTCGAGGAGTCCGGCGTGCTGGAGCGGGATGTCGAGCATTTCGGCTCCTGGGCGGACGGCGACCTCGTTGCAGTCTCGGCGCTGGCACCCTGGGTCGGCGGACGCACTGACGTGGGCCTCCTGGTCGCGCCCGCCTTCCGGGGACGGGGCCTCGGCGAACAAGTGGCCGCGGTCGCCCTGACCGTCGCGACACAGCGCGCCGGACTCGCGCGCTGGCGGTGCCGTGAGGACAACGCCGCCTCGATGCGGCTCGCGGCACGTCTGGGGTTGCACCCGTACGGGAGGAACCTCGGTATCCGCGTCTGA